The Polaribacter sp. Q13 sequence TCTTCTTTAACAGTTAAAAATTCGTGGTTTTTATTAAAAAGTGCTGCAGCATGACTTCCTCCAGAATTTTTAAAAGTATGTTGAAAATCATTCATTCTTAAAAACATTTCATGTAAAATATCACTGGAAAAAGAATTTGGTTGTGTTAATTTTTCCCCATGCACTTTAATGTCTTTTAATTCTTTTTTACCGCAAATTCCGCAAGAAGAAACAGATAATAATGTTCTTTTATTCAAATACCCTTTTCCTAACAAATCTTTAGAAATAGGAATATTTATAATAGTAGGACTTCCATTTTCTTCCTTAACCACTTCAAAATTTAAAGTTTTATTACTTTTATAAATATCTTCGGCAAAAAGCAAACCTCTTATTAAAGCGTTGTCATTATCTGGGGTTCTCATAACCACAGTATAAGGTTCTTTATTAATATTAATTTGTAATGCAGCTTCTACTACCAAAACATCGTGAATTGAAGTTTGTGTATTTTCATTAATTTTTAGTGCTTGATAAGTAATCGTTTGCATGATTTATAAAGTTAAGCTTCCAATACAAACTTACTGAAAAAAGTAGTTGCTAAAAAACAAAAGTCTCGAAAGTGAATTCGAGACTTTTTATTTAAGTGTTTCAAGCCCCTAATCAAGGAACACTTAAAGTGTAGGTAAATTTAATAAAAAACTGATTGTAATATTGAAAATAAAATTTAATTTATTAACATTTAGCTAATTAAGTTGTGTTTTTTTGCAAATAAGAACAGCATACTCATTTATATTAAGTGTAGTAAGGAATAGATATAAATTGCCACCGTCTTTAAGTTTTGTTTCTTTTCTAATTTGAGCTACTGTTTTTGGGAAATTTCTAGTTGTAATATTGGCTTTGTTTTCAGGTACTAATTTCTTTAGTTTTTTCTTATCATAATTTACTACTTTTTCTATTTTAAAAACCCGTCCAGGAAAATTGATAATTTGATCTGAGGTATATAAATGTGAGTGTTGATGTAATTTAAATACTTTTAATTGTTGTGAAATTTCATGAAAACCACCAGATTTTAAAATGGCAGCATTTGGTTCATATAAATAAGTAAGCGGTTT is a genomic window containing:
- the fdhD gene encoding formate dehydrogenase accessory sulfurtransferase FdhD, with the protein product MQTITYQALKINENTQTSIHDVLVVEAALQININKEPYTVVMRTPDNDNALIRGLLFAEDIYKSNKTLNFEVVKEENGSPTIINIPISKDLLGKGYLNKRTLLSVSSCGICGKKELKDIKVHGEKLTQPNSFSSDILHEMFLRMNDFQHTFKNSGGSHAAALFNKNHEFLTVKEDIGRHNAVDKVIGDLLIKDYLSHAKYLLVSGRVSYEIVSKAFIAKIPIIVAVSACSSLAVDFAKEFGICLIGFTRDNKMTIYSNPSFIKTKTIYV